The window AAAcaggattacaaaaaaaaaagttaaataaaaaagtaaagtatcTCTATTAATAATATTcttagaaaacataataaaagaaaatgaaaagcaaaggtcAACATAGTTATCTAATGAATAAGGAAGATAGAATTGTATATCctagtttacattttcttattcaagtttatttattcaaatgcCAATCCCTTGAGTTGTATATAAAAACGAGCTACACAGTTTAAACACAAAAGAGATGTTTCAAAGCGCCCTCACCAAATTATCAGGCAATAAAATTACAACAGACTGTTCTCTAATAATTGCATTACTATCTACTTTTTAACTTACAGATACAATCATAGAATTCACTAATTCACTAGTAATGTGGTATATAGATTGTATTTACTGAATCAAAATAATGCAGGAAGGTATATAGTTAGacaaatcattttcttaaaatatgaattacaTTATGTATAAAAAATCCATATACACGTCATTTTTATAGTTCAAATGTCACTTACTATGAGATAAATAATGCCTCATATGTAACTAACATATCTTTAGGCCAATACTACAAATATAAGGAGCAAGAAAATCCAAGTACTTATTAATATTCTGGTGATTTAAAACTTCTAATTAGATGGGGAGactaaaggtttttttaattttgttttcttttgttttgaatcCCCAGAGGTAAGCGCACCATTTTTGGAGGTAATGCCCTACCATGTCTTACATAGAGATGTATTACTCTAAACAGAGGATAAATTGCTCTAGAATAGATGATATATCTGAAATTAACTAATAAAATTAGATATATTTAATCCAACCAAAAAGCCTGGAAGCAACCCACACTGAATAATTTTCAAGTAGTTAAAAGCACAGATGATCACTTGAATAAATTCATCACAGTAAAACCATTTTCCAAAACATCTTCTGTCTCCATTCACTAGTCCACTCACTAAATTATACTGCTTACAGCATAAGCAATTATCGTCTGCTAAATTTTAAATAGGAAGCATAAACAAAGGCATGACAGGCAGAAGACTAAGTGCAGTTTCTCATACACATTTAACTGATGCTAACCACCCACCCCTGCAAAAAAATAAGCCATAAAGAAGAGCAAAATcaatataacatttaaatttcctttcaaagccacactaaaaaatatatttaggtgACATCATATGGCAAAATTATACACTGCTGCTGACATCTAAGAATTGAGTATACATGCAAAGTTTATTGTGACATTTGATACAAGAGGGGAAAATTTAcaaaccattattttttaaatattaaatgacaaaaacagatgttaagtttaaaaataaaacagtagctACTGTTAAATGTGTATAAGAACAGGTATTTTAGGAATGTATTAACCAAAGATACTAAGAAATTGTAGGATAAAGGATCAAACATGATCAAATAAATGTATGAAGTAAATGAAATCACAGATCACATTAGCCAGTTAATAACACGAAACAACTGGAACAAATACTGGTCACATGTATGTTTTCATACACATTATTATTTTCCTAGATTGttacaaaagaaaaccaatttcCAAACTTTTAAGTAATTAggttgtttttataaaatcttgGTTTTGATTATATTTAACTGTCAAattcagggaaggaaagaaccaGAAAGCAATTACTTGTCATCATGCAAATAAAACAGGTGActgactctcctttttttttttttttttccaccagatGTTCTGCTGTGAAGTAGACTGATAAAAGCTTTCAATTATATATAGGAAGGGATATTAAATGGATAGTTAATTCTTGCAAAAGCAGTTCTTGGTTTTAAGACTATTTGAATTCAAAAATGTACTTTGgtacacataaaaaaaacaagtattatttTTAGTCCTCCATAagatttttgtctgtattttaaacaaaaccaTAAATTGGGGGGATAAAGGAATCCTTAAAGCTCACCAAGTAAAACCCTGATATTTTATAAGTGAAGGCACTGAGATGCACAAAGAGTAAATGATTTTATTTGCCATCTAAGGTTACAGTTTGTTGGTGGCTGAGGCTACAGGTTCTTGTACTTTTTACTCAATACTCTGTTAAATAAGCCACTTCTCTCACAGTACTAACACCATGATAATTATGGTTCATTAATACAAAAGTATCAATAAGGTAAGAATCACGAGTAACACCAGATTGATGATATTTCAGGAAAATACAGTAGTTTCAAGAGGAACAGAAGTGTATTTTCAAGAGCAGTGGGCCCACTCAAAGGGCAAAGACACATAGTTGAGTTAATGGAATTTTCGTCTCACCATTTGgtcatatgaaaataaattaatgtataaatgTTGATGCTAATCCTACTTCTTATTTAACTAGGTGAATTTTAGAGCAAATTCAGcaacttatttttgttctttaaaatatcaatttgaaATGGTGCCATCAAAGTTAGGTCTGTaattaaagctggaaaaaataacttctaaaagtattatttttattttaattatttataataaatttcattATAATAGGATACAACCATTATGTTGTATTTAGTGTCTCCCAAAACTacttcctaaatttaaaaataaaatggagatggtgTCTCTTTGTTTCAAAGcaatttattaacaaatttttaaaatcaaaattttatttttgctttctgccCATCAATCTGGAAATAATGATAGCTCATAAGAAAAAAAGCAccaattatttttcagattaaaacaCACATCCTGCTGTGCCTTCTATTTTATAACTTTCAACTAAGTTACAAGTGACAGCATAAATCAAAACCTAATTTTAATGATATTGAAGGGATAGCAAACATAATGGCTATATCATGCTTAggatatatatatctaaatattttaccAGTCCATGaccatgaaaaaattaaacattctaATGATGTATGTCATTATAAAGTCAAATATCAAAAACAATATGCAAATCAGCCACAAAATGAAGATGAccataaaatgacataaaatagtCCACACAAATTAGGTTGGATTCATCCAGAAAAAATTACTTGCtcagaagaaaaacaactaaagCCATCATagctgtaccaaaaaaaaaaaaaaacaacttgcaaagttttaaaaagcaagactgatgaaattttaattaactaataTCCACATCTTTTCAATTTCTAATCCTTAAAACCTGACTGAAGTCCCCAAAGCAAACACTATACACAACTGTTTGCCATTAAACCCACCACCATGCTATTTTTCTAACAGGTATTTGCCCACAATGTGCCCCTCTCTGCCTATAAACTCTCCTCAAGATCTACAACTCAAAATCAGGTAGGAAGCATGCCCTTCCTCTGTATTCTCAAAACAACTTATGCAGAGTTTGTATCTCTGCCTTCTTCAGTAGACCATGACTCCTTAAGACCAAAAAccgtgttttatttatatttagctcCTGATTGCTTACAGAAGTACACTTAGCCCTCAAAAGAGGCATATAAGAAAAATTGGCTCTTTGAATTTCTTCAgtgagaaataaagttttattgcctaaaaaaataaaataaacttcatcGGTCATAGCCAAAACAACAGTACACAAGTCAAATGAAAATTAATGGCACAAGCTGGTCTGCGACAGAGGTTCTTTACTCCTGTTTGAAAGCTTTGTGTAGTAAAATTGCCATGTGTGTCAGTGTTCTACAAACATGGAAACAAGAAATTCCTTGCCTTCGATCAGttgttaataaattatttaacaaagtGCATTTGCCAACACACAGAGGCTACCCCCCTTCTTCCAGTAACTTTTCTCCAGGactttctttcttcaaaactATAACTCTCCAGGACCTTCCTTTATTTGCTCAATTTCTGCTTATCCCACACCCAGGTGGCAAAGAATCCTCTAAGGGAAAGCAGTGGCAAAACTGGAAGGCCCATACTCAAAACAGAGGCACAGTTTtaggaaaagcaaaattattCACACTGATAGTCTAATCTATTATTAAACAgatacaaaattatgaaatagaaaatgattaCTTAAAAAGACGTGACTCTGAATGACCCATGATGTCTCCATACATGAAATATGTAGAATAGAACCTATCTATCTCTTGGCCCACAAGTATTAAACCCACTGAGTATCCCACTTATTATAGGCTCCTAAATATAAACAAGTGACAATTAATTTCTTATCCTGTTAGTTAGGTGATCAGTTTCCAGTGAGGTTAGGGAGGTCATTCTATGACATTATGAAGATGAAGATAGTCTCcaattttgaagtaaaaaaaaaacaaaacaaaataaaagaaaaaaatgagggttcAATTTTGGCATTAATCCCAGATttcaatttttattctattaGGGGTATTCTGCTTAaaacagagcttactttaaatgggaccaaaaaacccaaaatttttgaaaaactgattttaaagtaCTACCCATTAAGAACTTTTGGGGTTCTGGTAAGACCACTAAATAGTCACTAGAAGTAAACTCTCTAACTTCTAGTGCTCATTTAAATGCCTGCTAACTCTTcaagaaaatttctattttcctaacACCAATGATAATCATttaactaaataactaaataaaggctattttttttctcttttatttttcaaacttcaaaaTGGGCATGGTAATACTAAAACAATGTGGATATTAAAAGTACATTCTTGTAGAAGTctgaaataaaaaggtaaatgacTTTGTATCACATACAATAGTCAAAGATCATCAAGGTAAGACTAAATAATAATGCTAAAAATAGCATTAAATTGATGCAAAATgaagcaaactaaaaaaaaaattactacacacacaaagaaaacatcttaaaatagTAGTTAAATTCATTATCTAGAAAAGTAGGttcaaattatttaagaaaatagagcCAAAAGTGATTTCATACTCAATGAACTCTCTTTGAGAGACTCCAGGAACCAATAGCAACCTCTCAAGATCTCAGAAAAGCCCAGTGCTtgaaacacataaatatttagcAGGATATGAACAACATATCACCCCTCCCCCTCTAAGAacacaccaccaacaacaaatgGTCTCAACCCTTAGCCGCCCAATAAAAGCTTGCAACCTCTGAAGGTTCCTATATCTAAATATAGGAATTTTTACCCAAAAAAGGCTTCAACTCTTTGAAGCCCAGAGGCTCCAATGTTAACAGAAGTAAAAAGCAAACCAGAATATTGCCACAACAATATTCAACCTATATCCTTATTTCCCATAGAGCAACATGTAACATCCTGGCTGTCTATAGTTCCTGTCTTACTTTAACAACCTCCAAATGTCAGGCATGTGTTTTCTAATCAAAGATTCCTAGACCCTTGATTTCTGAGTCTTACACTTCCCTAAATTCTCTCCCTACTTCTCCTCTAACAGTTGCCTCTAACTCAATCTTCGCTCATATTTTAGTCAACTGCAGTAAGTATTTTTATGTTACTTCCTACAGACAAGGCCTCAAGCCTTGTGTAGTGCATCCAAACAAGCTTTAGTATTTAATCAAAAGTTTTGGCTTATATTTGGGTCTTAGGTCTTCTCTCTGATCGTAAttagaaactgagaaaatatatgaaacacaAATCGtccaattttttattataagtagCTTTTAGATAAGGTTGATAAAATCTGAAATAGATGACTAAAGCAAACTGTGCCCTCTAAGTATTTCATTTACTGAAGCTAATTTTATCCCTAAATAACATAGTCAAGTTGGGAATACTATACCTAAATAGGGGTTTTCTTTGGGAACTATAAGGTCAATACAAGTTAATTATGGTCTGAGGACTCAAGTAAAAACCATGTTAATAATGGAATTAAAAGCTGATGAAAACCCTCTGGTTCCATATAATATCTTCTTTATGGGATAACAAGATGAGCAAATcacatctaaacagaaaatctgacATAAACTAAGATATTTTAAGTATCTTAGAAATTTCAGTGAAGATAAATTTGTTAAGGGAAATGAGTGGGGGCAGAAATATGCTTCAGTAATACCATGTTAGGTCAGACACAAGTATCCTGGGAAAATCTTGCTCAGCCAACTAATTATCTATATTCCActccaaaaaaataatttgatccATTTTTCTCTAGGAACCGTACTTTGAATTATTTGCTGTCCACATAAAGATAAACTAAACTTAAACTGCccatataaaattatctttaaatttcttattgaggggcgcctgggtggcgcagttggttaagcgcccgacttcagccaggtcacgatcttgcggtccgtgagttcgagccccgcgtcaggctctgggctgatggctcggagcctggagcctgtttccgattctgtgtctccctctctctctgcccctcccccgttcatgctctgtctctctctgtcccaaaaataaatcaaaaaaaaaaaaaaaaaaagttgaaaaaaaaaatttcttattgaaagaaaaaatggaaggttTCTATTTTGTGTATTAATGAAAATTATACATAAGAATTTACTCACTTGTATGACAgtaaaattcccaaatatttccAACTAATAATTGAGGACATTACTGAAAAGTTTCCTTCCAAGAAACCCTACCATAAGTCCTAATCATCAGGATCTCCTAAAAATATGCATACCATAGGAGTGGCTACAATGGATAAGCACTGTATAAAATCGATCCAAACAATACATAAGATTCCCTCTCCCCTTgaaaatggttttctttataGACTGCCTTCTCTTTACAAATTTGATAATATCAATTTTAAACAGATATAAGCTCCAGTAGTATGGTTCTGCAACCATATAACAAATCAATTTTAAGCTAAGAGTTTGACAATTATAatcaagaaataattataatcCTTAGTAggaaacttttcctttttattgttattttcaagAAACCACTATTCTTCTATCAAATATTATTTGAGGTACAAAATAATCACCGACTAAAATCCATAgcttcgtttaaaaaaaaaatagaactgagaAAAACTGGTTGTAGAGGAGagaataacataataaaaaacagaaatatgaaaataccAGAGTGGTATTACATCTCTTCCTTCACAATACCAAATAGTTTGTTACCATATGGCCCAAAGCCTTTTTAATTATCCCTCAAAGGctttagaaaaacttttttaaaagcatgaaattAGAGAGAACGGTCATAAACATCTCTTAGTGATGCTTTTTGTCTTTCATGAGTAATGACAAATTTCCAGATTGGTGAGCATAAGGCTGTGTCTACACATGACCCATCTGAAATACGTCTGATTTTACTAATCTCTACCCCCACTCCCCAAAATGATTACTGTGTAAACTTCACCAAAGATGCAGGGACAAATTACTTAGAAATTGGTTTAAGTAACATCCTATAAGTTATATAGAAATTACTTCAAATGAGGATTAGttattacaaaaacaataaattaatgaaataggatCATGAACTCTATAAAGTGAATCAAAACCAAATTTTCCCCTAACTAAAGTTTAAAAAGCCAAATACAGAAATATTATACAGGAGAAAAGTCTCAACAAAATGTACCATGAATTCATAAAACTGAAGtaaaatgtatgttaaatatCACTGTTgagttcaaaataatttataataatagtatttCCTAATTTCATACTGTACaatattatttaaagtatttttaaacttacCCAAATGAAGTAGCGTAAACTGGGCTGCCAGTTCCTTTGCATCTTCTAAGGTAGTACAGAGTTTGTCAGGCATAAAATAACTCTGGGATCCATTTGCAATAGCAGGAATAACAATTTTATATACCAAGAGTACTTTCCCATCTTGACTTGTTgttgaatataaataatattctggTGGTGCCCAATTATTTTTGTTGCAGTAATAATCCAAATGCATTACTGCAGAATTGAAATGATTGGattttaaagaatacatactAATTGGAGTAAGCTTTATTCCAGGAAAAAATGGATAAGTGCATCTTTCGATTTCAGGAGGACTTGGGCTATGCTGACCATTGAGACGAGCTGGAAGAGTTGGTGGCTTGCCCAGAGTTTTTGGGTGGCTCTCTTCTTTGTTAGCAAACACAATCAAGTTTTCAGAATTAGGGCTAATCTGGCCATTAAGGTGCTGTCTCCAAGTGCTTTCTTTATTTACTGGTTTTGCCAGTGTTACCTCAATACTTGCTCCATCAATGCATTTTCCATTCATAACAGACATAGCAGCCACTGCATCTTCTCGGttgaaaaagtgaacaaaagcaTAATCTCTAAGTTTCTTTACTCGTTCAACTGCACCAGGTTTGAATTTGTTGAATTCTGCTTTAATTGTTTCCTCTGTAGTTGAGATCATTAAATTTCTTACATAGAGAACTTTAACTCTCTGCATTGTTTCCTCGTCAACCTCTTTCTCTGGGTCAGCCCAATCTACCTGAATGGTATGGCCCCATAGTTGGAATGTACCtgtaaaagagaataaattacCCTGAAGACAGTTAAAACAACTAAAAGTCAAACACTATTAAGTAAAATTTTCTCCAAAGAATCAGGAACTCAAATACCCATCAGTAGTAGTAAACATTAGTTTCTCACAAGAAAGTCACATGAAAGTTTTTACTACGGCAATCCAGCCAGAACTTACAGAATTCATTTTAAGAGCAAACAGaacaaatttaagagaaaaagaacaaatacacttCAAAAATAGACCTTTATCAGAAGAATTATAGGTACTATCCTTTGAATTTTCATCAAACAACAATAAAAGTGTATACATTCAGTAAATTAGTATATTATTATAGATAATGACTCTTCTTGTCATTTAGAAGATAGGAGCAACTTCTTGTCTTTTAGAagcatttattttacttccttatACAAAATATCTCTATACCTCTTTAAGGGCATTACACAGTTTCAAAATATCGAACTAAGAAATGCTgtcatttttccatatttataataAGACTAATacgaaaaagtaaattttaaaaggtcaAGTTTACCTGGGATTAGTTTTCTCCTAGCCATAGCAGCAGCTCTGTGAGATTCATATTCAACAAATGCAAAACCACGATTTTTGGTCTTATCAGTTGCACTTGGATAAACAATGACATCTACAACTCCTTCTGtaactttcttcatttcatccaaaatttcttctttcttcttttccttaggAATAGCTCCAATAAATAGCCTGCAATTATCCAAGCTTACACACACACCAATAAACTTCCCTGGTCGAATCTCATAATTATTAAGAATTCTGATGGCTAATTGCGCTTCTTCTTTTGTAGTGTACATCACAAAAGCATAACCGCGGTTTTCACCACTAAATTCCATCATAAGTCGAAATTCATATATCTTTCCAGCTCTTTCAAATACAGGAACTAACTCATCTTCATACATATCACGAGGTATTTTTCCTACAAAAACTTCACAGCCTCTAGGTGGAGGTGGACCTTCCCAacctaaaagacaaaaataaacaaattctaaTAAGATATTTTGATACACCATTCAATGATTCAGTCATTCCACAAATTTACAGTGCCTCCTATGTACTGTGTACTACTCTAGATGTTGAGGATACAACAGTGCACAAAACAGAAGACCCTTCCCTCATAAGGCATATATATTCAACAGAGAACATAAACAATAACTGATAAAGGCTATGAAGAAAAAGCCAGAAAAGAGTTGATACTTTTAGCAGTCAGGTAAATCTCCTCTGAACACATGAGGTTTaaagcagagacctgaatgaaatGAGGGAATAAGCTTTGAGAATATATCATTACGAAGAAAGCAAGAGCTTTATACATTAGAACAACAACGAGCACATGGGCCTGTATGACTAACGTACTTGAAGCAATATTCAAGTGGTAGTCAGTGCCACTGACTAGAggccaagattttattttaagtgtgatAGAAAGCTAATGGGAGGGTGCTGAGCAAAGAAACAGCACTGGCTACTAGTAGAAAggcaaaacatatttatttagctGTTTGCATCTGGTTTGCCTCTAGTATAAACACCACTCCTGTACTCACTGCTCTTTCAAAATCCTCCCCAAATGACCTCTCCTTTAATAGCTAGAATACTCTTTTCCCCAGTAACCCAAACCTGACTTCTTTATAAACCCAtctagaaaacctaaaagactccaccaagacactgctagaactgatacacaaattcagcgaagacacaggatataaaatcaacatacagaaatctgttgcatttctgtacaccaaaaatgaagaagcagaaaaaaaaatcaaggtacaggcccatttacaattgcaccaaaaaccataagataccaaggaataaacctaagcaaagagatgaaagacctgtgcactgaaaactatagaacacttatgaaagaaattaaagaggacacaaagaaatggaaaaacattccatgctcatggattggaagaaaaattttgttaaaatgttcacactacccaaagcaatctacaatttttctttatttttattttttaatatttatttatttttgagacagagagagacagagcatgaacagggaagggtcagagagagaaagagacacagaatctgaaacaggctccaggctctgagctatcagcacagagcgcaacacggggctcgaactcacagaccacgagatcatgacctgagccgaagtcggacgcttaaccgactgagccatccaggcgcccctcaaagcaatctacatatttaataaaatccctatcaaaataccaccagcatttttcacagagctaaaacaaacaatcttaaaatttgtacagaaccacaaaaaacgccaaatagccaaagcaatcttaaaaagaaaaagctgaagtaTAACAATTCAGACTTCAAGCTCTgttataaagctgtagtcatcaagacagtatggtaccagcacaaaaacagacatgtagatcaatggaacagaacaaaaaatccagaaatggacccacaactatatagtcaactaatcttcaacaaagcaggaaagaatatcggATGGacaaaagatagtctcttcaataaatggtgtttgaAAAACTGGACAACatcatacaaaagaatgaaactagaccactttcttactctatacacaaaaataaattcaaaatggatgaaagacctaaatgtgagacaggaaacccatcaaaatcctaaaggagaacacaggcaataacctctgTGACTTTGGCTGTagaaacttcttactagacaggtctccagaggcaagggtaacaaaagcaaaaatgaatgactaggacttcatcaagataaaaagcacagtgaaggaaaccatcaacaaaaagcaacctatggaatggaagaagatatttgcaaatgacatatcagataaagggttagtatccaaaatctataaagagcttatcaaactcaacacccaaaaaacaaataatccagttaataaACAAgtggaagacatgaacagacacttctctaaagaagacatccaaatggccaacagacatatgaaaagatgctcaacatcactaatcatcagggaaatacaaatcaaaactacaatgagataccacctcacatctgtcagaatggctaaaattaacaacataggaaacaacacatgttgacaaggatgtgaagaaaaaggaaccctcttgcactgctgatgggaatgcaaagtagtgcatccactctggaaaacagtacagaggttcctcaaaagttaaaaata is drawn from Panthera leo isolate Ple1 chromosome B1, P.leo_Ple1_pat1.1, whole genome shotgun sequence and contains these coding sequences:
- the RBM46 gene encoding probable RNA-binding protein 46 isoform X2 → MNEENIDGINGCSKVRTGTQNEAALLALMEKTGYNMVQENGQRKFGGPPPGWEGPPPPRGCEVFVGKIPRDMYEDELVPVFERAGKIYEFRLMMEFSGENRGYAFVMYTTKEEAQLAIRILNNYEIRPGKFIGVCVSLDNCRLFIGAIPKEKKKEEILDEMKKVTEGVVDVIVYPSATDKTKNRGFAFVEYESHRAAAMARRKLIPGTFQLWGHTIQVDWADPEKEVDEETMQRVKVLYVRNLMISTTEETIKAEFNKFKPGAVERVKKLRDYAFVHFFNREDAVAAMSVMNGKCIDGASIEVTLAKPVNKESTWRQHLNGQISPNSENLIVFANKEESHPKTLGKPPTLPARLNGQHSPSPPEIERCTYPFFPGIKLTPISMYSLKSNHFNSAVMHLDYYCNKNNWAPPEYYLYSTTSQDGKVLLVYKIVIPAIANGSQSYFMPDKLCTTLEDAKELAAQFTLLHLDREHSLFSLDLYRRIWRK
- the RBM46 gene encoding probable RNA-binding protein 46 isoform X3; the protein is MNEENIDGINGCSKVRTGTQNEAALLALMEKTGYNMVQENGQRKFGGPPPGWEGPPPPRGCEVFVGKIPRDMYEDELVPVFERAGKIYEFRLMMEFSGENRGYAFVMYTTKEEAQLAIRILNNYEIRPGKFIGVCVSLDNCRLFIGAIPKEKKKEEILDEMKKVTEGVVDVIVYPSATDKTKNRGFAFVEYESHRAAAMARRKLIPGTFQLWGHTIQVDWADPEKEVDEETMQRVKVLYVRNLMISTTEETIKAEFNKFKPGAVERVKKLRDYAFVHFFNREDAVAAMSVMNGKCIDGASIEVTLAKPVNKESTWRQHLNGQISPNSENLIVFANKEESHPKTLGKPPTLPARLNGQHSPSPPEIERCTYPFFPGIKLTPISMYSLKSNHFNSAVMHLDYYCNKNNWAPPEYYLYSTTSQDGKVLLVYKIVIPAIANGSQSYFMPDKLCTTLEDAKELAAQFTLLHLVYVQTRSYYISEHDLGER
- the RBM46 gene encoding probable RNA-binding protein 46 isoform X1 produces the protein MNEENIDGINGCSKVRTGTQNEAALLALMEKTGYNMVQENGQRKFGGPPPGWEGPPPPRGCEVFVGKIPRDMYEDELVPVFERAGKIYEFRLMMEFSGENRGYAFVMYTTKEEAQLAIRILNNYEIRPGKFIGVCVSLDNCRLFIGAIPKEKKKEEILDEMKKVTEGVVDVIVYPSATDKTKNRGFAFVEYESHRAAAMARRKLIPGTFQLWGHTIQVDWADPEKEVDEETMQRVKVLYVRNLMISTTEETIKAEFNKFKPGAVERVKKLRDYAFVHFFNREDAVAAMSVMNGKCIDGASIEVTLAKPVNKESTWRQHLNGQISPNSENLIVFANKEESHPKTLGKPPTLPARLNGQHSPSPPEIERCTYPFFPGIKLTPISMYSLKSNHFNSAVMHLDYYCNKNNWAPPEYYLYSTTSQDGKVLLVYKIVIPAIANGSQSYFMPDKLCTTLEDAKELAAQFTLLHLDYNFRRSSINSLSPVSATLSSATPSVLPYTSRPCSYPSYPLSPTISLANGSHVGQRLYISNQASFF
- the RBM46 gene encoding probable RNA-binding protein 46 isoform X4 — encoded protein: MNEENIDGINGCSKVRTGTQNEAALLALMEKTGYNMVQENGQRKFGGPPPGWEGPPPPRGCEVFVGKIPRDMYEDELVPVFERAGKIYEFRLMMEFSGENRGYAFVMYTTKEEAQLAIRILNNYEIRPGKFIGVCVSLDNCRLFIGAIPKEKKKEEILDEMKKVTEGVVDVIVYPSATDKTKNRGFAFVEYESHRAAAMARRKLIPGTFQLWGHTIQVDWADPEKEVDEETMQRVKVLYVRNLMISTTEETIKAEFNKFKPGAVERVKKLRDYAFVHFFNREDAVAAMSVMNGKCIDGASIEVTLAKPVNKESTWRQHLNGQISPNSENLIVFANKEESHPKTLGKPPTLPARLNGQHSPSPPEIERCTYPFFPGIKLTPISMYSLKSNHFNSAVMHLDYYCNKNNWAPPEYYLYSTTSQDGKVLLVYKIVIPAIANGSQSYFMPDKLCTTLEDAKELAAQFTLLHLEPLVQH